The following are from one region of the Treponema denticola genome:
- the cobT gene encoding nicotinate-nucleotide--dimethylbenzimidazole phosphoribosyltransferase yields MNILENTLNSIKPVSEEEGKKAKLFWDSLAHPPGSLGALEEMTVRLAKIKGFDNVKIDKKITAVFCADNGVYAEKITSQPQITTFLLAEIMHTGKTGLGTISRWAESGIRVYDVGMIKTSARKDVINKKIKFGTENIAQGPAMSREDCIRMIETGIEAAFEIADEGFDIAGIGELGICNTTTTAAVLSGLCGVEPELTVGRGASTTEAMYELKIKTVKKAIEINAPKKGDSIDCIYKVGGFDIAAMCGCYIGLAARGIPAVIDGYISSLAALCAVNLNPLIRGYLFASHKSEERGAKICTSELGIEPVLSMKMRLGEGSGCPLLFKMLEGAVFTMQNMGKFTETMIDGADLVDIRKQNP; encoded by the coding sequence ATGAATATTTTAGAAAACACATTGAATTCGATTAAACCCGTTTCGGAAGAAGAAGGAAAAAAGGCCAAGCTTTTTTGGGACAGCCTTGCTCATCCGCCAGGCTCTTTGGGGGCTCTTGAAGAGATGACGGTCAGACTTGCAAAAATCAAGGGCTTTGACAATGTAAAAATCGATAAAAAAATAACGGCTGTCTTTTGTGCGGATAACGGAGTTTATGCAGAAAAAATTACCTCCCAGCCCCAGATAACCACCTTTTTGCTTGCCGAGATTATGCACACAGGAAAAACAGGTTTAGGAACAATTTCAAGATGGGCAGAAAGCGGTATCAGGGTTTACGATGTCGGAATGATAAAAACAAGTGCACGGAAAGATGTCATCAATAAAAAGATAAAATTCGGTACGGAAAACATAGCCCAAGGCCCTGCGATGAGCAGGGAAGACTGTATCCGCATGATTGAAACCGGAATAGAGGCGGCCTTTGAAATAGCTGATGAGGGCTTCGATATTGCAGGAATAGGGGAGCTGGGGATTTGTAATACTACCACAACGGCGGCTGTGCTTTCAGGCCTTTGCGGGGTAGAGCCTGAGCTGACTGTAGGGCGCGGGGCTTCTACGACAGAGGCTATGTATGAGCTCAAGATTAAGACCGTAAAAAAAGCTATCGAAATAAACGCCCCCAAAAAAGGCGATTCAATCGATTGTATTTACAAAGTCGGGGGCTTTGATATTGCGGCAATGTGCGGCTGTTACATAGGTCTTGCCGCCCGCGGAATTCCTGCCGTAATCGACGGCTATATTTCGAGCCTTGCAGCCCTCTGTGCCGTAAATTTGAATCCTCTTATAAGGGGTTATCTTTTTGCTTCTCATAAGTCGGAAGAAAGGGGAGCTAAGATATGTACTTCTGAGCTTGGAATCGAGCCAGTCTTAAGTATGAAAATGCGTTTGGGAGAAGGAAGCGGCTGTCCTCTCTTATTTAAGATGCTTGAAGGGGCAGTCTTCACCATGCAGAATATGGGAAAATTTACCGAAACCATGATAGACGGAGCCGATTTAGTGGATATCAGGAAACAGAATCCTTAA
- a CDS encoding ATP-binding cassette domain-containing protein, whose product MCFYSGKISFILGPSGCGKSSLLNIIAGIDKN is encoded by the coding sequence TTGTGCTTTTATTCCGGAAAAATAAGTTTTATTTTGGGGCCATCGGGCTGCGGAAAATCGAGTCTTTTAAATATAATTGCAGGCATAGATAAAAACTAA
- a CDS encoding NADH:flavin oxidoreductase: MSLLFSSFKIKNIELNTKLVMPPMASEKADEGGIVSQALCDYYDEKTKGSYIGLVIIEHSYVSPQGKASAGQLSISDDSTIKGFKKLASVLHKNGAKVIAQISHAGAAARHKITGYDVLSSSSVMIPRKASDYELPRAMTQEDINKVINDFVQAARRAKEAGLDGVEIHSAHGYLLNQFFSPIMNKRTDKYNGSSIEGRTRLHIEIIEAIRKITGPDFLLGVRLGACDYISGGSSLEDSVEACLLFKKVGVDLLDISGGFCGYTNPELEEEGWFSRITQAVKEKVEVPVILTGGIVSPEAAEKILQEEKADLIGVGRALLNDSDWPKKAKQKLEG, encoded by the coding sequence ATGTCTTTATTGTTTTCTAGTTTTAAAATTAAAAATATAGAGCTTAACACAAAATTGGTAATGCCTCCTATGGCTTCCGAAAAGGCAGACGAAGGCGGAATTGTGAGCCAAGCCCTTTGCGATTATTATGATGAAAAAACGAAAGGTTCTTATATAGGGCTTGTAATAATAGAACACTCTTATGTGAGTCCCCAAGGAAAGGCCAGTGCCGGTCAGCTTTCTATTTCGGATGATTCTACAATAAAAGGTTTTAAAAAACTGGCTTCCGTTTTACATAAAAACGGAGCGAAGGTAATAGCCCAGATTTCCCATGCAGGTGCTGCTGCAAGACATAAAATAACAGGATATGATGTATTAAGTTCAAGTTCCGTTATGATTCCGCGTAAAGCTTCTGATTATGAACTGCCTCGTGCGATGACGCAGGAAGATATAAATAAGGTTATAAACGATTTTGTTCAGGCTGCAAGGCGTGCAAAAGAAGCCGGCCTTGACGGCGTGGAAATACATTCGGCCCACGGCTATTTATTGAACCAGTTTTTTTCACCTATTATGAATAAACGCACAGACAAATACAACGGATCTTCTATTGAAGGCAGAACAAGACTTCATATAGAAATTATAGAGGCCATTCGTAAAATAACCGGCCCTGATTTCTTACTTGGAGTCCGTTTGGGGGCCTGTGATTATATTTCCGGAGGAAGCTCCCTTGAAGATTCCGTAGAAGCTTGCCTTCTTTTTAAGAAAGTCGGAGTTGACTTACTTGATATTTCGGGAGGTTTTTGCGGATATACCAATCCCGAACTTGAAGAAGAAGGATGGTTCAGCCGCATAACTCAAGCCGTAAAGGAAAAAGTAGAGGTACCTGTAATTCTTACGGGAGGAATTGTAAGTCCTGAAGCTGCCGAAAAAATTCTACAGGAAGAAAAAGCCGATCTAATCGGTGTAGGACGGGCTCTTCTAAATGATTCCGACTGGCCTAAAAAGGCAAAACAAAAATTGGAAGGCTAA
- the scpB gene encoding SMC-Scp complex subunit ScpB: protein MVQNYNLEKEISLIEAILYLEGDPLTDEALCKISGLSPEIVSDAIKALQESYASPQSGIELAKMMGGWVIMPKKDLWEHLKDRYGKKNEGRLSRAAMETLSIIAYSQPVTRAEIEAIRGVSADNMIRLLIEKDLIKEVGKKDVPGKPAMFGTTKEFLKIFRLNSIADLPKLDETERERFELAR, encoded by the coding sequence ATGGTTCAGAATTATAATTTGGAAAAAGAAATCTCCTTGATTGAAGCTATCCTCTATTTGGAAGGAGACCCTTTAACCGATGAAGCTCTTTGTAAAATTTCAGGGCTTTCGCCCGAAATAGTGAGCGATGCCATCAAGGCCTTGCAGGAATCCTATGCTTCTCCCCAAAGCGGAATCGAACTTGCTAAAATGATGGGCGGCTGGGTGATAATGCCTAAAAAAGATTTGTGGGAACATTTAAAAGACCGTTACGGCAAAAAAAATGAAGGCCGGCTTTCCCGTGCCGCAATGGAAACCCTTTCTATAATCGCTTATTCCCAGCCGGTAACAAGGGCCGAAATCGAAGCTATCCGCGGCGTTTCCGCCGACAATATGATTCGCCTCCTTATTGAAAAGGACCTTATAAAAGAAGTCGGCAAAAAAGATGTCCCCGGTAAGCCTGCAATGTTCGGTACCACAAAGGAATTTTTAAAAATATTCAGACTTAACAGCATTGCAGATCTTCCCAAACTCGATGAAACCGAAAGAGAACGGTTCGAGCTTGCTCGATAA
- a CDS encoding YibE/F family protein: MRDKIFAVIIFLITILLFIFMPQIRDSLGQRPMFSQEFAVGVVQDVLEEDLTEDPIVSGRYRGIQKISVKILDGSKKNNVYETYNTLSALHNTRAYKNLKAVFTIRVQDGKESIWLYNQKRDTHIYILVLLFAFSLIFLGKRQGFKSLLGLVFTCTVIVSLLVPALFAGFEPIPISILLVSVVTFVSFILVSGFSRKTYAAILGTICGISIAGLISIIVSYTANLSGVNMEGGEQLLNIAPDYNLKLNGLLFISILIASLGAVMDVSMSVSSSMHEILTIDPTIEKKKLFKSGLNVGKDITGTMSNTLILAFAGTSLPLIMMIWGYGMSLRQFTNIPKIVIHIVQGLAGSMGIITSVPCTAFFAAVLPRK, translated from the coding sequence ATGCGCGATAAAATCTTTGCGGTAATTATATTTTTAATTACTATCCTTTTATTTATATTTATGCCTCAAATTCGGGACAGCTTAGGGCAAAGGCCTATGTTTAGTCAGGAGTTTGCTGTAGGAGTGGTTCAAGATGTCCTAGAAGAAGATCTTACTGAGGATCCCATAGTTAGCGGACGTTATCGAGGAATACAAAAAATTTCAGTGAAAATTTTGGATGGCAGTAAAAAAAATAATGTTTATGAAACATATAACACTTTAAGTGCTCTGCATAATACAAGGGCCTATAAGAATTTAAAGGCTGTCTTTACAATCAGGGTTCAAGACGGAAAAGAAAGTATTTGGTTGTACAATCAAAAACGGGATACCCATATTTATATCTTAGTCTTGCTCTTTGCTTTTTCTTTAATTTTTCTCGGCAAAAGGCAGGGCTTTAAGTCTTTACTGGGTTTGGTCTTTACATGTACAGTTATTGTGAGCCTTTTAGTTCCTGCTCTATTTGCGGGCTTTGAGCCTATTCCTATTTCCATTTTACTTGTTTCGGTAGTCACTTTCGTAAGTTTTATTTTGGTAAGCGGTTTTTCCCGTAAGACCTATGCGGCAATACTCGGTACCATTTGCGGAATAAGTATAGCAGGGCTTATTTCGATAATAGTTTCCTATACGGCAAATCTTTCGGGTGTGAATATGGAAGGAGGAGAACAGCTTTTGAATATTGCCCCTGATTATAATCTAAAATTAAACGGGCTTCTTTTTATTTCTATTTTAATTGCTTCTCTTGGGGCTGTAATGGATGTAAGTATGTCCGTCTCCTCTTCAATGCACGAAATATTAACAATAGATCCTACAATCGAAAAAAAGAAATTATTTAAATCAGGCCTAAATGTAGGAAAGGATATAACCGGCACTATGAGTAATACTCTTATTCTGGCCTTTGCAGGGACATCTCTACCCCTGATAATGATGATATGGGGATATGGCATGAGTTTAAGGCAATTTACAAATATACCAAAAATTGTAATACATATTGTACAAGGGCTTGCCGGCAGTATGGGTATAATAACATCTGTTCCATGTACGGCATTTTTTGCGGCAGTGCTTCCGCGTAAATAA
- a CDS encoding segregation and condensation protein A produces MSTQTLSHIDTQEVGYSNTEFKVHNFEGPLDLLLFLINKNEVNIYDIPIAEITEQYLEYLDYAIEPDLDNLVDFYSMAANLIYIKSRMLLPVEVSVDDEDIEDPRSELVDKLIEYQKYKKLSELMEKKESEAEWFFERKKIQHALPFGEEELWERVDTWDLLKTFSQLMSNYKAEHILDLYEEVSVNEKITLMNEFLEKKGECMFTDLIVRKGNLMDVVCAFMAILEAVKFKMASIWQNRMFGDIKIRPWEQDNGSEL; encoded by the coding sequence ATGAGTACACAAACTTTAAGTCATATTGATACACAGGAAGTAGGCTATTCCAATACGGAATTTAAGGTGCATAACTTTGAAGGCCCATTGGATCTTCTTCTTTTTTTGATAAATAAAAACGAGGTAAATATCTACGATATTCCGATTGCAGAAATAACCGAACAATATCTGGAATACCTTGATTATGCAATTGAACCCGATTTGGATAACCTTGTCGATTTTTATTCGATGGCCGCTAATTTAATTTATATAAAAAGCAGAATGCTTTTGCCGGTTGAGGTTTCGGTTGATGATGAAGACATCGAAGACCCGCGTTCCGAGCTGGTCGATAAGCTCATCGAATATCAAAAGTATAAAAAACTTTCCGAATTGATGGAAAAAAAAGAAAGCGAAGCGGAATGGTTTTTTGAAAGAAAAAAGATTCAGCACGCCCTGCCTTTTGGAGAAGAAGAACTTTGGGAGCGGGTAGATACTTGGGATCTTTTAAAAACCTTTTCTCAGCTTATGTCCAATTATAAGGCCGAACACATCTTAGACCTTTATGAAGAAGTTTCGGTAAACGAGAAGATTACCCTTATGAACGAATTTTTAGAAAAAAAGGGTGAGTGTATGTTTACCGACTTGATTGTGCGCAAGGGGAATTTAATGGATGTGGTCTGTGCCTTTATGGCAATTTTGGAAGCCGTTAAATTTAAAATGGCAAGCATCTGGCAAAACAGAATGTTCGGCGATATAAAAATACGCCCATGGGAGCAGGATAATGGTTCAGAATTATAA
- a CDS encoding bifunctional metallophosphatase/5'-nucleotidase, producing MKKRLTCILISVFVIFSFTSCLETRVKESGIRSKREMLATGKQSDEVKLTHAVIRKGEAGKDNVTLTFGVTGDVHGRLYPFEYAVCEEVPGAGFSKTFTLAQELRKENPNTVLIDVGDTVQDNNAELFNDLETHPMIQALNYMNYDIWVLGNHEFNFEKEFLARNIRNFNGAVLSANIRNEKDKSFFVLPYQLLEVEGVRVAVVGLIPPHIPMWESSSPSHFKGLTFEEPLDAARRTVDSLKGQYDVLVGAFHLGRNAEYGSAGGVIEIAKQIPEFDIIFGGHEHARYASIVDGADGDKTWIIEPGAYGWALAVGEIKVKREKDKWKVVSVRAENRETKNVLPNKPMEEEFKFVHQTSLSDANTVIGNITEDFIKRVDYITGEDKVTTMPTIQLEDTALIDLINTVQLYYTKADVSSAAAFRSDMNLKAGLFKKKDVAFIYKYANTLMGVNITGENLLKYMEWSASYYNTTKKGDVTISFDPKIRSYNYDMFEGLTYDIDISQAPENRIKNAKIKGKPIDPKKTYKLAVNNYRFGTLTKLGLISEKDVYYDSYMKMQDAGRIRDLIVKYVKEVSKGVIKPVTNNNWKIIGFDPDVKGKEEILNKIRSGEIQIPKSEDGRTPNVKSINIYELK from the coding sequence ATGAAAAAACGATTGACGTGTATTTTGATTTCCGTCTTTGTTATTTTTTCTTTTACCTCGTGTTTGGAGACCCGTGTAAAAGAGAGCGGTATAAGGTCAAAGAGGGAAATGCTTGCAACAGGCAAGCAGTCGGATGAGGTTAAGTTAACTCATGCAGTAATTAGAAAGGGTGAAGCGGGAAAGGACAATGTAACCTTGACCTTCGGTGTAACCGGAGATGTTCACGGCAGACTTTATCCTTTTGAATATGCCGTTTGTGAAGAGGTACCGGGTGCGGGTTTTTCAAAAACATTTACCTTGGCTCAAGAGCTAAGAAAGGAAAATCCAAACACTGTTCTCATTGATGTAGGCGATACCGTTCAGGATAACAATGCCGAGCTTTTTAACGATTTGGAAACCCATCCAATGATTCAGGCTTTGAACTACATGAACTATGATATTTGGGTTTTAGGTAATCACGAATTCAATTTTGAAAAAGAATTTCTTGCACGTAATATCCGCAATTTTAATGGGGCAGTTTTGAGTGCAAATATCAGGAATGAAAAGGATAAGAGCTTTTTTGTACTGCCTTACCAGTTATTGGAAGTTGAAGGGGTTAGGGTCGCTGTTGTAGGTCTTATTCCGCCCCATATTCCGATGTGGGAATCTTCTTCGCCTTCTCACTTCAAAGGGCTGACATTTGAAGAACCCTTGGATGCTGCCCGCCGTACCGTTGATTCTTTAAAAGGGCAGTATGATGTTTTGGTTGGCGCCTTTCACTTAGGCCGAAATGCCGAATATGGTTCTGCCGGCGGAGTTATCGAAATTGCCAAACAAATCCCCGAATTCGATATAATTTTCGGAGGCCATGAACATGCAAGGTATGCAAGTATAGTTGACGGCGCGGACGGAGATAAGACATGGATAATAGAGCCCGGTGCCTATGGTTGGGCCTTGGCTGTCGGAGAGATAAAAGTTAAAAGAGAAAAGGACAAGTGGAAGGTTGTTTCGGTAAGGGCTGAGAACAGAGAAACAAAAAATGTTCTGCCTAATAAACCGATGGAAGAAGAATTCAAATTTGTTCATCAAACTTCTTTAAGCGATGCAAATACCGTAATAGGGAATATAACCGAGGATTTTATAAAGCGTGTCGATTATATTACGGGCGAGGATAAGGTTACTACAATGCCTACAATACAGTTGGAGGATACTGCCCTAATAGACCTTATAAATACCGTTCAGCTGTATTATACCAAGGCCGATGTATCGTCTGCTGCGGCCTTCCGTTCGGATATGAATTTAAAGGCAGGCCTTTTTAAGAAAAAAGATGTAGCCTTTATTTATAAGTATGCAAATACCTTGATGGGAGTAAATATAACCGGTGAGAACCTTTTAAAATATATGGAATGGTCAGCTTCCTATTATAATACTACCAAAAAGGGTGATGTAACAATTTCTTTTGATCCTAAGATCCGAAGCTATAATTACGATATGTTTGAGGGTCTGACCTATGATATTGATATCTCTCAAGCACCTGAAAACAGGATTAAAAATGCAAAGATAAAAGGAAAGCCCATCGATCCGAAAAAGACCTATAAGTTGGCTGTAAATAACTACCGTTTCGGAACTTTGACAAAACTTGGCCTTATAAGCGAAAAAGATGTTTATTACGACTCCTATATGAAAATGCAGGATGCAGGACGTATAAGAGACTTGATAGTAAAATATGTTAAGGAAGTTTCAAAGGGTGTTATTAAGCCTGTAACAAACAATAACTGGAAGATTATAGGCTTTGATCCCGATGTCAAGGGCAAGGAAGAAATCTTAAACAAGATTAGATCGGGCGAGATACAGATTCCTAAATCGGAGGATGGAAGAACCCCGAATGTAAAATCCATAAATATCTATGAATTAAAATAA
- a CDS encoding cation:proton antiporter: MNILDFIYNIVADLDLPTTILISFALILISGFFVTRFTKKIQLPKVSGYILAGIIIGPSGLHLIHRRFIINLDVISIIALSFIAFDMGRYFKRSNDKKEIRNIVFITLCESLLAGLLVTLSMLFVFKMELSFSFLLGAIATATAPASTIMTIKEYNGKGRFVDLLLRITAFDDVVCLFVFSIMVTVVNAQESNGFNIMSIIKPIGLNTAVLILGYFTALCMEFMITEKRSFDNRLILAVAFLFFISGVCSYYKVSPLLACMVCGAVYYNRTNDKKLFEQMNSFSPPVMSSFFIISGMNMDLSIIVTAGIIGVAYFVIRIIGKYIGAFASCKMLSIDKKITNNMGFALMPQAGVAIGLAFMGKMLLPEKEGLILFNIILASSVLYELLGPVTAKIALIRAGAIDPKQLKQKT; the protein is encoded by the coding sequence ATGAATATATTGGATTTTATTTATAATATAGTTGCAGACCTTGATTTACCCACTACAATCCTCATCTCGTTTGCATTGATACTGATAAGCGGTTTTTTTGTAACACGTTTTACAAAAAAGATACAGCTGCCTAAGGTTAGCGGTTATATTTTGGCTGGAATTATTATAGGCCCAAGCGGGCTGCATCTTATTCACAGGCGGTTTATTATAAATTTGGACGTTATTTCCATTATTGCGCTCAGTTTTATCGCTTTTGATATGGGGCGGTATTTTAAACGCAGCAACGATAAAAAAGAGATACGGAATATCGTATTTATTACTCTGTGCGAATCGCTGCTTGCGGGTTTGCTGGTTACACTCTCCATGCTTTTCGTATTTAAAATGGAACTTTCTTTTTCTTTTTTGCTTGGTGCAATCGCAACTGCTACAGCTCCGGCAAGTACCATCATGACGATAAAAGAATACAACGGCAAAGGGCGCTTTGTCGATTTATTGTTACGGATTACCGCTTTTGACGATGTCGTATGTCTTTTTGTATTCAGTATAATGGTTACAGTGGTTAATGCGCAGGAAAGCAATGGTTTCAATATTATGAGTATTATAAAACCGATCGGACTAAATACTGCGGTGCTGATTTTAGGCTATTTTACTGCTCTGTGTATGGAATTTATGATAACTGAAAAAAGAAGTTTTGATAATAGATTGATATTGGCAGTCGCATTTCTGTTTTTTATTTCGGGAGTGTGCTCGTATTATAAGGTGAGTCCGCTTCTTGCCTGTATGGTGTGCGGAGCCGTTTATTATAACCGTACAAACGATAAAAAATTATTTGAGCAAATGAACAGTTTTTCTCCGCCGGTTATGAGTAGTTTTTTTATTATTTCCGGTATGAATATGGATTTAAGTATCATTGTGACTGCAGGCATCATAGGCGTTGCTTATTTTGTCATCCGTATTATAGGAAAATATATCGGAGCCTTTGCATCATGTAAAATGTTATCAATCGATAAAAAGATTACAAACAATATGGGGTTTGCCTTAATGCCGCAAGCCGGTGTTGCGATAGGCCTTGCTTTTATGGGAAAAATGCTGTTACCTGAGAAAGAAGGTTTGATTTTATTTAATATCATACTGGCATCATCGGTATTATACGAACTCTTGGGACCGGTAACTGCAAAAATTGCCTTAATACGTGCCGGAGCAATCGATCCTAAACAACTTAAACAGAAGACATAA
- the rpsP gene encoding 30S ribosomal protein S16 — MVKIRLKRLGTKKRPYYRIVVQDVREPRNGKTIDEVGIYHPIETAEKQISFDADKVRNWLGKGAQPTDTVRRLLNKKEFTL, encoded by the coding sequence GTGGTAAAAATCAGACTAAAAAGACTCGGAACTAAAAAACGCCCTTATTATCGAATTGTTGTTCAGGATGTAAGAGAACCCCGAAACGGCAAAACCATCGATGAAGTCGGCATTTATCATCCGATCGAAACGGCAGAAAAACAGATTTCTTTTGATGCCGATAAGGTTAGAAACTGGTTGGGAAAAGGTGCACAGCCTACCGACACAGTTAGACGCTTACTTAATAAAAAAGAATTCACTCTATAA
- a CDS encoding type II toxin-antitoxin system HicB family antitoxin, translating to MKYHFLVHKEENGFWAECIELSGCLTQAETAEELKSACFEALNLYLEEPQSSHIVFPLPQDITTCSKNILEIPIEPEIALAVLLRHNRSILNLTQKQVSEKLGMKNVYSYQRLEKKSNPSLQMIKKITSIFPAIKLEMLF from the coding sequence ATGAAATATCATTTTCTGGTACACAAAGAAGAAAACGGTTTTTGGGCAGAATGTATTGAGCTTTCAGGCTGCCTTACTCAAGCAGAAACAGCCGAAGAACTAAAATCAGCCTGTTTTGAAGCTCTTAATCTATATCTCGAAGAACCTCAATCCTCACACATTGTTTTCCCTTTGCCGCAGGACATAACTACCTGCAGTAAGAACATACTGGAAATTCCCATAGAGCCCGAAATAGCTCTTGCCGTTTTATTACGCCATAACCGCTCAATACTAAATCTAACACAAAAACAAGTATCTGAAAAACTCGGAATGAAAAATGTATACAGCTATCAGCGTTTGGAAAAAAAATCAAATCCGTCTTTACAAATGATAAAAAAAATAACCTCAATTTTTCCTGCAATAAAACTTGAAATGCTTTTTTAG
- the recA gene encoding recombinase RecA, giving the protein MAKAKNEVPAVANPDDKLKALEAARLQIEKQFGQGSLMKLGNNSAIGNIEIIPSGSILLDEALGIGGYPRGRIIEIFGPESSGKTTIALHAVAEAQKQGGIAAFIDAEHALDPQYAKALGVNIDELWVSQPDTGEQALEIAESLVRSGAVDIIVIDSVAALTPQAEIAGEMGDSHMGLQARLMSQALRKLTAIIGKSNCMIIFINQIRMKIGVMFGSPETTTGGNALKFYASVRLDVRKIETLGKDEDEAWGNKIRVKVVKNKVAPPFRKVEMEILFGKGVCPYGSLLDSAVKQEIIGKSGSWYSYGDDKIGQGRPNAVKFLEENIDIAQKIEKELREKLFPGRPYVSSFVEKTKEQKEAQEKAVEALKKEDGSKDSASKAKKEEADDTAEEKPTASKTKKAEVVGLPADDSLF; this is encoded by the coding sequence GTGGCAAAAGCAAAAAACGAAGTACCGGCAGTTGCAAACCCGGATGATAAGTTAAAGGCTCTGGAGGCGGCCCGCCTTCAAATCGAAAAACAATTCGGGCAAGGCTCTTTGATGAAGCTGGGGAATAATTCCGCTATCGGAAACATAGAAATTATTCCTTCGGGAAGCATCCTTTTGGATGAAGCTCTGGGAATCGGCGGTTATCCCCGCGGCAGAATTATCGAAATATTCGGCCCCGAATCTTCGGGTAAGACTACTATAGCTCTTCATGCCGTCGCCGAGGCACAAAAGCAGGGAGGCATAGCCGCCTTTATCGATGCCGAACATGCCTTGGATCCTCAATATGCAAAAGCCTTGGGAGTAAATATTGATGAGCTTTGGGTTTCCCAACCCGACACGGGTGAACAGGCCCTTGAAATAGCAGAAAGTCTTGTACGCTCCGGAGCAGTTGACATAATAGTAATTGACTCGGTAGCAGCCCTAACACCTCAAGCAGAAATTGCCGGAGAAATGGGAGACTCTCACATGGGTTTACAGGCCCGCTTGATGAGCCAAGCCTTGAGAAAACTTACTGCCATTATAGGCAAGTCCAACTGTATGATAATCTTTATCAACCAAATCCGAATGAAGATAGGCGTTATGTTCGGAAGCCCCGAAACAACCACGGGAGGAAATGCCCTTAAATTTTACGCCTCCGTCAGATTGGATGTACGGAAAATTGAAACTCTCGGTAAGGACGAGGATGAAGCATGGGGAAATAAAATACGTGTAAAGGTTGTAAAAAACAAGGTTGCTCCTCCCTTTAGAAAGGTAGAAATGGAAATCCTTTTCGGGAAAGGTGTTTGTCCCTATGGAAGCCTCTTGGATTCTGCTGTCAAACAAGAAATAATAGGCAAGAGCGGCTCATGGTATTCTTACGGAGACGATAAAATCGGCCAAGGAAGACCCAATGCCGTAAAATTCTTAGAAGAAAACATCGACATAGCTCAAAAGATTGAAAAAGAATTGAGAGAAAAACTTTTCCCGGGCAGACCTTATGTTTCAAGTTTTGTAGAAAAAACAAAAGAACAAAAAGAAGCTCAAGAAAAGGCTGTAGAAGCTCTTAAAAAAGAAGACGGCTCAAAGGACTCAGCTTCCAAAGCCAAAAAAGAAGAAGCAGATGATACTGCCGAAGAAAAACCTACCGCTTCAAAGACAAAAAAAGCTGAAGTTGTAGGCCTTCCGGCGGACGACAGTCTTTTTTAA
- a CDS encoding pseudouridine synthase encodes MIDEIRLQVYLARCGVASRRASENLILNGRVSVDGKIATELGTKVSGREKICLDGKQIFPEAEKRYILLNKPEGYVCSLADEKDRPIAASLLKDTYTERLYNVGRLDMLSGGAILFTNDGDFSAKVEHPSSEIEKEYEVITVFEYPDEVLQKFLRGVRIEGVFYKALSAERIAKNKMRIVLIEGKNREIRRVLKFFNIKIKKLTRVRIGCVHLADLPSGKHRPLTHEEIKGLLG; translated from the coding sequence ATGATAGACGAAATAAGACTTCAAGTTTATTTAGCCCGCTGCGGAGTTGCTTCAAGAAGAGCCTCTGAAAATCTCATCTTAAACGGAAGGGTAAGCGTTGACGGTAAAATAGCAACCGAACTCGGTACAAAAGTTTCGGGTAGAGAAAAAATCTGTCTTGACGGAAAACAAATTTTCCCCGAGGCCGAAAAACGGTATATTCTGTTGAATAAACCTGAAGGCTATGTTTGCTCATTGGCTGATGAAAAAGATAGACCCATCGCCGCCTCCCTTTTAAAGGATACCTATACCGAAAGGCTTTACAATGTAGGTCGCTTGGATATGCTTTCCGGCGGAGCCATTCTTTTTACAAATGACGGAGATTTTTCTGCAAAGGTTGAGCATCCTTCTTCCGAAATCGAAAAAGAATATGAGGTAATAACCGTTTTTGAATACCCTGATGAGGTCCTCCAAAAATTTTTAAGAGGGGTGCGTATCGAAGGTGTTTTTTATAAGGCTCTTTCGGCAGAACGTATAGCAAAAAACAAAATGCGCATAGTTTTAATTGAAGGCAAAAACCGCGAAATCCGCCGAGTCTTAAAATTCTTCAATATTAAAATAAAAAAACTGACACGGGTCAGAATAGGCTGCGTGCACCTGGCAGACCTTCCCTCCGGCAAACACCGCCCCTTAACTCATGAAGAGATTAAAGGACTATTGGGGTAG